CTTGGCCAATTTTTGGCTGGCGGCTGCGCTCTATGTTTTGGTTGGGCTGACCCAAAAGTCGTTCCACGCCGGGGTCACGAAAGTTTTGGCGGGCTCGGCCCTGGCCGTGGGGGCTTTGTCGATGGCCCGGTTTGGCTATGGGTGGGAAGCAGTGGCCCAAACAGCGGTATGGTCCGGCGGGATCGTGTATCCCGCCGGACTAGCCGGGTGGTTGTTAGCGGATAGCCTCCGCCGTGTTTAGCGGATCCGCCGCCAATCAGTGAGCCGGTCGGCGCGGATCGGTTCAAGGAGGGTCTGCGCAATGTTGCCGTTCCCGGCCCCGATCTTGAACTCCTTGGCCTCGCGGATGTAGTTCATGACGAACGAGCCGCCGTTGTTGGGCAAGATCTGCACGCCGCCCCCATATTGGGCATTGGTTGACCGCCCGGAAGGTTGGTCGGCCCAGATCTCGTTCGTCGCATATTTTGCCGGCCCGCCCGAAGTGAGGATCCCGTTGATCTCCAAGTTGCCGGTGATCAAAATGCCCCCCGCCGCCGCATAGACGTTTCCATACTGCGCCGAAGCGTTGCTCGTGATCTTGATGGCATCAACCCTTTGGTTGAAGCTGATGAACCCGCCATTTTTATACACTTCGGAAAGTGAGGCATAGGGGCTGTTTTGCGTGCCGAGCTGGTATACGGCGTTGGGGCCGTCGGTGTATTGCCCGAGCACGACGAATTTGACCCCCATGTTGGAAAGTTCGCCCAGGTTGGTCACGTTGCCGGTGACATAGATGACGTTGTCATCAACCTTGGTGGAACGTGGGACGAAGTGGATGTGGTCTCCGGCGGCAATGTCTAGGTTGCCGGCGATGACAGCCGGAGCCTTGATGATCTTGCGGCCCAGGGTTGAATCAAAGGCTACCGAGTTGCTGGAAACCGAACCGTATGTGGTTGAACCGGGGGCGGTTTGAGCCTGGGTGAGGAGATCCGCCTTAAGCTGGATCAACTCTTTGAGACCGAGGTAATACTTGGATTGCCCCATACCCGTGATCTCATTGGAATTGGCATCGTAGGAGGCCCCGGCTGAGATCATGGATGACGCGGATTGATAGTTCTTTGTGCCATTGGGGTTGCCGAGCCCGCTGATCCCCTTTGTGTAATCGACGATGGACGTATCAGGTTGGTTGGGCACCAAGATCTGGCCTTGAATGTCGATGATGTTGGGGTTCACATAGGCGGTTTTGCTCCCGCTAAACGGAGTCCAAGTAATGCCGGTGTTGGCCACGATGCTGGCCGACTTGTTGGTTCCGGCGGGGTCTTGGGTTCGGACACCGGCATTGGTGACGATCTTAATGTCCGTGTTGGAGTTGATAACCCCCGGGAATTCCACGGAAACGGCACCAGCGCCCGGTGTGCCGTCGTTGTTGTAGACCCGTTTGAGCCGAAAGGTCGCCCGGGTGATAGACGTCGTTCCATTCTTGGCTGTTCCGGTGCCCTCGACCTGGTATGTGTCGATATATTGCACCGAGCCTTTGGAATATCCGGGGGCCGGGGAAGTGCGGACGGAGTCGACGTTCAAGACCTTGGCGCTAAAGCCTCCCTGAAGGCGGGTTTTTCCGGAAAACATGGTGTTCACGGTGTTTTGGGAAACGGCCTTGGTTGGGAATTGCAGGGCCACCGTGTCGCGGCAGATCTGGTCGTAGAGCACTTGGATCCCGCTCTCGGAGAGGGCGGTTGCCTGGGTTTTTTCCACCGAGCGTTGGGCCATGGCGTCGTTGGTGGTGCTGACCCCGACTGCGGTGAGGGTCACCATCGCGATGACGGCGAAGAACATCATGGAGATGGAAAGGCTGGATCCTGCCCTTTTGGTGGCGAATCGGTTCCTATTGGGCATTCTTCAAGTTCCCTCCTACCGGGATCGTGTTGTCGGGCTGGCCATGGCGGCCTTCAGTGGTGATGGCAATCGCCACGCGACTGGCGTCGCTATCGTAGTCCGCGGTGATGGCGTTGGTCATATCGGTTTCAAATAGGAAGTCAGCCGGCTTGGTGGCGATCCCGAGTTTGAGGGAAACGGTGTTGCCCACGCAAAGGACTTTGCTTGTCAAATTGCATAGGGCAGTGTTGATGGCTCCTCCATCGGCAGTTGCCGAACATTCGCTGGCCGAGACGTTGGCCTCGGGAATCGTCGCCCCCCTCAACCGGATCTTGTTCCCACTTGGCGTACCTGAAGTTGTCGGGCCTGGCAGCGTGTAGATCCCCAGAAACGGAGAGATCGTTGACGATCTCATCGTGATGATCTTGATGGATACGAGATCGGAGATGATCGACCGGTCTTTGACCAGGGTGAAGGGGTTGGTTCCGACTTGGATCCCGGTGTAGCGGACCAGGCAATCTTTGCCATCCACCTTTTGAACCGAATAGACGACATAGGAGCATTTGCCAACCACGACGTCGCCGTTGGCATCGTAGATCGACTTTTTCAGGATCAACGTCTTGTTGGTATTGGCTTTGGTGCCCCCGGTGTCGTTGAGCTTGGACTTGACCCCATCCGATTCAGCGATGTCTCTTTGGATGATGTCGACGCCGTTGCGGGCCTCGGATTCGTGCGATGATGCTGCCACCCCGGCGGTGCTGAGTTTGGCCCCGGTGAGCATGACGTCAAAGGAGAGGACGGTGACGGCGAGCATGATCCCTCCAGAGACCATCAATTCCGGAGTTGAAAAGGCGCGGTTCTTCTTCATTAGTTAATTGCTCCTGCCGTAACGGAGCCGGGTTTGGCGAGGATAGATGTCAGGCGGACTTCGGACCACGGTGCGGTTTGGCCCTCTGGCGTTGCGGCAGACCGCCACTGGATCCGGACGGAAACTTGTTTGGCGGTTGTCGAAAAGTCTTCGATGGTGTAGGTTCCGGCAACCTGGTACTTGGAATTGTTGGCCCCGGGGAGTGACGATGTGAACTCGCTGGGCACGGTGAACGCCGTCGCATTTTGGACAGCCAGGTTGTCGAAACTTGTTGTCCGCAAGACTTCCAGCTGTTGGTTGGCAATTTGGTAGGCGCCCGACCGGATTTTGGCCTGCATCCCGACTTTGTTGGCAAAGACCGCCATCCCGGCGAAGGTAAGAACTCCGACGAGGGTGATGTACATGGCCATCGTTGTTTCCAACAACGTGAAGGCCCTAATCTTTGTGGGGGATCGTTTCATCGTCTAAGCTTGCCGCTACGTCAGTTGTCGGATATTGCGCAAAATGGGACACCGTCGAAATACGGGACTTGAAAAATCCGATGGGCCGGAGAGCGCCGTTCGGCGGTCGGTACACTGGCTTCTTCCATGCCGAAGCGCTATTACGTCACCACGCCAATCTATTACGTGAATTCGGTGCCCCATGTGGGCCATGCGCTGACGATGCTGGCTTGCGACGTGTGCAAACGGTATCGTCAGATGCACGGCGAAGACGCCTATTTTTTGACCGGGACGGATGAAAACGGCCTGAAAGTGAAAGAGGCGGCCGAAGCGGCGGGCGAAGACCCGATGTTGTTTGTGGACCGGATCAGCCAGGCTTTCCGGGATTGCGCCGATTCGCTCGACGTGTCGTACGATGTGTTTTTCCGCACCACGTGCGATGAACACCGCCGGGCAGTGCAGCGGTTGTTTGAGGTGATCCGGGACAAAGGCTACATTTATCAGGACAAATACGAAGGGTGGTACGACGTCAGTGCCGAGACATTTGTTCGGGAATCCGAGTTGGTCGATGGGAAGAGCCCGGATGGGAACGAAGTCCGCTGGGTGGAAGAGGACAACTGGTTCTTCAAGCTTTCAGCTTTTGGGGATCGGCTCCTGGAAAAGATCGAGTCGGAACCGAATTGGCTTCTTCCGGCCGGGCGCAAGAACGAGGTCGTCAGTTTCATCAAGCAGGGGTTGCGTGATATTTGCATCACGCGGGCCAACCCGGGCTGGGGGATCCCGGTGCCCGGTGACGACGGCAAAGTCATCTATGTTTGGTTCGACGCCCTCATCAACTATTTGGCGGCGACCGGATGGCCAGAAGAGGGATGGCAAGAAACGTGGCCAGCCGACGTGCATTGGATGGCCAAGGAGATTTTCACCCGGTTCCATGCCACGCTTTGGCCGGCGATGTTGATGGCGGCCGACCTACCCTTGCCGAAGACGGTGATCGCCCATGGTTGGTTTGTTTTTGGCGAAAGCAAAATGAGCAAGAGCAAGGGCAATGTCATCGCTCCGGCCGACTTGACCGGATTCTTCGCCGAGAAAGGCGGGTGTTCGCCGCATGTGGCGCGAGACGTCGTCCGGTTCAGCCTGATCCGGTCGTTGCCTTATGAAGGGGACACCAATTACACCTGGGAAGAAGTCGGGCGGATCTACAATGCCGATCTGGCTAACGACCTGGGCAACGCTTTGAACCGCAGCCTGAGCATGGCGCACAAATTTAGCGGCGGAACGATGCCGGACGCGGCGGTGGAAGGCGACGCCAGAGAAGCAGTTCTCCGGGCCAAGGGTCTGGCGATGACGGCCATGGAAACCCTGCGCCTCGACGAATTTGCGGCCGCCGGGATCGACCTGATCCGTTGGCTAAACAAGTACATTGATGACCGCGCCCCGTGGGCTTTGGCAAAGAATGGCGATCCGGCTTTGGGCGCTGTGGTTGCTTCGATGCTAGACGTGGTGGCCAACGCAGCGGCGATCCTTTCACCCGTGATCCCCCATGTCTCGGCCCAGATGTTCACCCAGCTCGGCGTATCCCCAGTGGAGCGGTGGGAAGCGGTGGGCGCCGGATTGATCCCGCCGGGCACCGCCCTCAACCAGCCTGATCCGATTTTCCCCCGATTGGACAAAACCGTCATGGAAGAACTCAAACCCGAGGATAAACCCGCAAACCCCGAACCCAAACCGGAAGCCAAACCGAAAACCAAAGGCCTCCCCGAGCCGGCCGCTGAGGTCGAATTCGCCGACCTCATGAAGTTTGAGTTCCGTGTCGGTCGGATCATCGAAGCCGAGCCGGTTGAAAAAAGCGAAAAGCTGATGAAGCTCCAAGTGAAGGTCGGGGCCGAGATGCGGCAGATCTTGGCGGGGATCAAAAAGAAGTACGGGACGGAAGATTTGATCGGCCGCCAAGTGGTAGTCGTCGCCAATCTCAAACCCGCCAAGCTTATGGGGATGGAGAGCCAAGGGATGCTGTTGGCGGCCGACGATGAATCCGGGGAAGCGATTCTGCTTCAGCCCGATTCCGAAGCGCCTGAAGGAAGTAGGGTTCACTAACCCAACGCGCTTTGGTGGTGGCGCAAGCCGTCGGCATCGATGGCGATGAGGTCGAACCTGGCCAGGAGGTCAGGGCCGCCAGCCGCGTAGCAGTACTCTTCGGCGGCGGCCTTCAACCGGTGCGATTTGGTCTGGGTCAGGGCTTCTTCCGGTGAAACCGGACCGCGGGCGCGCGATTTGACCTCGACGAACACCAACGTGTCGCCATCCAAAGCCACGATGTCGATTTCCCCCGACCGGGTTTTGACCCTCCGCGCGACGATGGTGTAGCCCAGTCCCAACAAATGGTCTGCGGCTTGGTCTTCGGCATCGGTTCCGGGTCTCTTCAAAACAGCCCCGGCTGGTTCAGCATTGACTTGACGGGTTCAAACGACCGTCGGTGGATAGCGCAGGGCCCGAGCCGGGCGAGGGCTTCCCGGTGGGCGGGGTTGTAGTAGCCAAAGTGGGTATCAAAGCCGTACCCGGGGAAGGCAGACGCCGCTTCGGCCATCAGGCGGTCGCGCGTGACTTTGGCAAGAATCGAAGCCGCGGCGATGGAGGCATTTTTTGCATCGCCTTTGATCAATGTCGAAGTTGGGCAGCTTGCGCCGACTGGGGGTTGGTTCCCGTCAACGACGGCAGCTGGGGGATCGAGTTCCGCGATAGACCGACCCATCGCCAAAAGGGTGGCCCTCAAGATGTTGAGCCGATCCACCTCTTGGGGGGGAACGATGACGAGGGAATAGCGGCACTGGGCGACAATGCGCCAAAACACGAAATCCCTTTGCCCGGCGGTCAATTTTTTCGAATCGTTCAGCCCGGTTGCATCGAACCCCTCGGGCAGGATGGCCGCGGCCACCACCAGGGGCCCGGCAATCGGCCCCCGTCCGGCTTCGTCGACTCCGGCGATTTGCGGGTCAAAGGGGAGGGGTTCGATTCCGCCATTCTATCGGATTGCCCGTCCCTGATCAACCATTCGCCGGGGAACAGCAAAAACCAACGCAAAATGGGCAGTCCCCCAAAAGCGGTCGAACGTGGGATACACTTGGGCCGAAGCGTGGCGAGTATAGCTCAGTTGGTTAGAGCGCCTGACTGTGACTCAGGAGGTCGCCGGTTCAAGCCCGGTTATTCGCCCCATAATTTTTTTTCCCGCAAGGTTTCATATCATGCGGTCGCTTCGCGGGCGGCAAATCCTTCAAGGTCGGAGCCCTGGGGGAAGACCTTCTGGGAATTGGGCCTTGATTTCGTCCTCGATTTTCTCGATCCGGTTGCCGGGATTAGGGTGGGTGGACATGAATTCCGGTTGGCGCGATCCACCGGTTGCCTTTTCGAGGATTTGCATCACGCCGATCATGGCCCGGGGGTCGTAACCTGCCTCTGCGGTGAGCCGGACTCCCCAACGGTCTGATTCCAGTTCGTCCTCGCGTCCGTACTTCATGTTGAGCATTTGGCCGACCGCTTGGGCGAGGACGGCCGAGTTCGGGTTGTCGCTGGCTGCGGCAACGGCGGTGGAAAGGCCTTGGCTCAGCTGCTGCTTGGCCATTTGCTGGGCGCCGTGCCGTTCGATGACGTGCCCGACCTCGTGCCCCAAAACCCCTGCCAGTTGCCCTTCGGTTTCCAGGCGTCCCAAGAGGGCCCGGGTGATGAAGACCTGGCCGCCAGGCAAGGCAAAGGCATTGATGGTTTGGTTATCGGCGAGGAGGTGGAATTCGAACCGATAGGGGGAATTCTTGGCCACCGTGTTGTGGACGATCAAGTTTCCGACTCGGTGGACGGCATCGGCTTCCGGCCCGGTGAGGACTTCGCCGCCGTGTTGGGCCGCCATTTCGGGGGCTGCCTGCAGTCCGAGGGTGATTTCCTGTTCGGGCGAGAGGCTGACATGTTGGGACTCGCCGGTCACCGGGTTGGTTTGGCTGCTGGCGAAATAGCCGAAGATCGCAAACCCGGCAACGATTAGCCCCATCAGGCACGAACCCCTGCCCTGGCGGACGGGTTGCGGTCCTTGCCGGTATCCTGGTCTTCCCATGCCGATAATTTATCTCATTGCGGCGGCCTAGCCATGGCTTGGTACCGGCGGTTGACACGGAAACCATATTTGCCATAAAAGTCGACCAGGCTGGTCCAGTCGATGATGCACTGGGCAACGCCGAGCCCCTTGAGGTGGGACAGCCCGTACGAGAGAAGCGCTCCGCCCAGCTTTTGACCCCTGACCCGTTTTGAGACGCCGATGGGGCCGAGCGCCCCCGACTGGGATCCAAGATCCAAATGCCAATTCCACCCGGCGACCGGGTGGGCGGTCGTCTTGAAGTTTTGGGTGTAGGCAAAACCCTCGATCGTCCCGCCAACCCAGAGGGCCACAATGTCGTGCGCTTCGTGCCATTGCCGGCATTTTTCGACGACGGTGTCGTAATGCCACCTGCCGGGGAACTCCCGGGTGAGGAATTCATCAAGGGCCGGGACGTCGGCTTCGCTGCAGAGCCCCATTTGGATTCCCATGCTCTCCATCGGGGCGATCCATCCCGGTTCGCTTTGAAATCCCCTTAGGTCGTGCTCCAAATCGTTGGCACAATCGCCCTGCTTGCTAAACCCGTGGCACTCCAAAAGGCTGACGATTTCGGGGCACTCTTCGGGGACGCCCGGAAAGAAGTGGCCCTGGTCCTGGCCAAAAACAACTGGCCTCCCGGGAGGCACGCGTTCCAAAAACTGAGACAAGATCCGATCTGCATCTTGCAGGGTCTGGAAGGCGAAGCTGTTGATGTGGATCCGGTTGAGGTTGGGCTCGCCGAACAGCGTTCCGTAAGGGTCGTTCTTGGCAAAAAGGAATCCGCTGCCGTCTTCAACCGAAAGGTCAGGAAGGTAGTTTTTGTGCTGGAAAACCTTTAGTTCGAAGAGCCGTTCTTCGACGGCGAACTTCGGCCCGTAGGTTGCCAGCCAGAGTTCGGCCCGGCTCACGAGACGGTGGCTTTGCCGGAATTCTTGCCGGCCGTCCGGAACGCCTTTTCAACGGCCTCGCCGGTTGCGTTCAATAATTGGTTGAGTGTGGCGGGGTCTTGGCAAAGGATGTGGAGCAGACTGGGTGAAGAAAACAGCCTTTCGAACGAGTCTGGTGGTGCGGTCCAAGATTGGGCGGTGGGGCGGGTTGGCTCCAGGTGGCGGGCCAATTGGCGTTTAACGTGCGGGTAGTTGCGGATGAGCCAAGCCCGCTCGGCAACAAACTGGTGCTCCAGCCCGGGGGACTGGCCATAGCGTGATGCGTCGGCGACGACCGCGGCAAGGTGGGCAAAGTGGTCGCAGAATGCGGCGGCCAGTTGGTCTTGGCGGAGTTCGCGGCTCATTGCCCTTCCTCCGCACACTTTTGGACATAGTTGATTTTGAGGTTGCTGACCAGGTTCTGCATTTGGCGCTTATCGCTTTCATCCAATTGCGGGATCAGGTGTTCGGCCAATTGGGCGACGACATCAACGGCAGTTTTTGCTTGAGCCAAGTCCTTTTCGATCTTGCCGGTGGCAAAGTCGTTTTGGAGTCCAAGTTTTTGCCAGGCGATGGCCGCCAGTTGGTCGATCATGACGGCAAGGACTTGGTCGATGTGGATGGGTTGCGTTCCTTGCGGATCGTTGGACATCTGATAATGCGGACGGTACGGCATCTAAAAATGCGGCAAGAATATGGAATTGTCGCAAAAGCGCGTTACTGAGCGAGCGGCTCGCGCCAGAACCAATCTCTTTTAAGTTCGCCTTTTTTGTAAGTCCGGGTATTGCCGTCAGCAAAGATGAAGATCGCCCGGCCGTTATGGCGGACGACGTGGTCTTGGTTGTCGACGGTCACGGTGCCTTGATGGCGGAAATCTACGTTAGGCACGTTGTTCCAAAACTCCATGGGATCGAAGAAGTTGAAGAGGTGCTTTTTGCCGTCTCCACCGGGGATCCAGGAAACGTTGTAGAACGCCGAAGTGGCAAACACGACGGTGCGGGAAGCGTTTTCGAGGGAGGTGCTGGTGGCGGCCCCTGTGCAGTTCGGGAACTGGGAGTAGTCGTTGCGTTCGTGCATGTCGCTGCCGATGACGCCCCAGTTGTAGCCGATCCCAGTTTCGTCGCCCATCCAGTCTTCGGCGACGAGGGTTGGGTCGCGGCCGACTTTGCCTTTGATGTAGGGGCTGAGCAAGCCGAGAGAGTTGTCGTACCGGTAGGTGTCGATCTGGCGGCCGAACCAGGCTTGCATCACCGGACCGTCGGCATACATGGCCAAGGGGAACGTGTCGTCGCTGTCGGCTTGGTAAAGGGCGGCAGCGGTGTAGATCTGCTTCCCGTTGCGCCCGACCCCCATGGTCTCAACGGCGGCTTTGGCTTGGACGAGGACGGGGAAGATGAAGGCGGCCAAGATGGCAATGATGGCGATGACGACCAACAGCTCAATGAGGGTGAATCCTTTTGCGCGCATATGCCCCTGCCCTAACCGTATGATAGGCGACTCCTGTTAATGTGACGAGGGCCTCGGGCCAAAAAGTTTATAGAACTCATGCCAAACAATCAAATCCGCCGCCTTTGAAGAAGGCGGCGGATTTGAATGGGTGCAGTCCCGATTTACTTGCGCTTGCGGCGGGCGGCAGCAGCAGCCACCAAGCCGAGGACGGCGAGGGTCGCCGGTTCGGGCACCGCATTTCCAACGACGTTGAAGTCGTCGATGGCGATGTTGGCGTCGCTGCCTTGGTCGTCAACGTCGGACCAGCGGAGGAACACGCTTTGACCGTTGGCGAGCGGCGTGGCGAACGTGATGTTGCCAAAGAAGTTGACTTGGTTGGCGGCAAGGTTGCCGTCGAGGGCCCCGTTGGTGGCAACCGGCGTCGGGCCGACCAGGTTGAAGGTGGCATCGTTGGTCAAGCCGGCATCAGTCAGGTAGGTGGCCGAAGTCGAGTTAACGCCCCATGCGAAAGTCATCGTGTTCGGGGTTCCGCTGCTCGAGGTGGAGGAGCGCCAGTTTTCTTGGTGGAACCGCAGGGTGATGGAGTCGAGGGCGACACCGGTGTTGTTGACGATTTCCACACCGAAGGCCATGATGCGGCTGCCCGAGGCGAGCATCCCGAGGGCGCGCTCCGCGCTGCCGACCGCGCCGTCGGAGTACATGCTGCCGGCGTTGGAGGAGCCGTCATTTGCGGTCAGGTCGGTGGCCGCGGTGGTGGTACCGGCGATGCGGGTGCCGTCGAAGGTGGAACCGGTGATGGCGGATTGGACGCCAACAGTCGCCGAGAACATGCCGGTGACAGTGGTGGAGCCAAGGCCGTCGAAGTTCTCACCAACGGCAGAGTTCGGGGCGGTCAAAATGAGGCTGGCGTTGGCACCAGCAGCTACTGCGGCAAATGCCGCAAGAGCAATGGTTTTGTTCATGGTTTTATTCCTCTCAGATCAGCCGGGAATAGTGAGGAGCACCGTTCCCGCCGAGACAGCCCAAGTGTAACGGTTTGCCGCTTGCAGGGGTTGCCGACCGGGCCCAAATCGGTTAAGAGACGGTCAACCCCCGAAAATTTCCAGCAAATTTGCCAGGGTGTCCGTGCCCGTCCGACCTAGTTTGCCGAGTAGATACGCGACTCGGCGAGTTCGGTTTGGGCGTTGTCGAGAGCCTTGAGGAAGCTGTGGACGGCCTCCAGCGGGGAGCCGGCAAACGGCCAGATGAGGTCGTCTTGGCTCATGTAGGCATCGCCCTTGTGCCGGGCAATGATTCCCGGGATGCGGGGATGGGGCGGGTGGTTTTCCGAAAATGTGACCTTGAGCCGGCCCTGGTTCCCGTCGATCTGTTGGATATGCAGTTCGCGAGCGGTGATGCGGGCCGCCATGATGTCGACGGCGGTTTTGACTTCTTTCGGGAGCCGGCCATACCGGTCTTCGAGGTCGGCGGCGACTTCGGCAAGGGCAAGGGGGTTGCGTGCGGTCATCAGTTGTTTGTAGAAGTAGAGCCTTTGGGCGGGGTCTTCCACAAAGTGTTCCGGGATGAGGGCTTGGACGGGGAGATCGATGGCGGGGAGGGGCTCCAATCCGGCGAGGGGGTCTTCGTATCCGGAAGGCCGGTCGCCATCGGCATAGGTTTTGAGAAATTGGACTTCGCTTTCTATGAGCTGGGTGTAAAGGTCGTATCCGATCGCCATCATCTGCCCGGACTGTTTTGCCCCAAGGATGTCGCCGGCTCCCCTGATTTGGAGGTCGCGGAAGGCTAGGGAATAGCCAGATCCGAGTTGGTTGAACTCAGCAAGCGCCGTCAGGCGTTCGGTACCGGTTTCCGTCAGCGATTTATCGGGGGCATAGAGGAGGTAGGCGTACGCTTGCCGGTCGGACCGGCCCACCCGCCCACGGAGTTGATAGAGTTGCGAGAGTCCAAAGTAGTCGGCATTTTCAACGATCAAGGTGTTGGCGTTGGGGATGTCCAGCCCAGCTTCGACGATAGTGGTGCTAACCAGGACGTCGATCTCCCCTTGGACGAACCCGACCATGACCGGTTCGAGTTCTTTCTCCGTCATTTGGCCGTGGCCAACGGCGACCCGGGCATGGGGGACAAGCTTTTTGAGCCGGTCGGCGACATGGTAGATGCCGCTGACGCGGTTGTAAACATAAAAGACCTGTCCCCCCCGGGCCAATTCCCTCAACACGGCCTCCCGGACGACCTCGTTGCTGGTCGGCCGGACGAACGTCCGCACGGGGAGGCGTCCGGGTGGCGGGTCGTTGATCAGCGACATCTCCCGAATGTTCATGAGGGCCATGCTCAGGGTGCGGGGGATGGGGGTGGCACTCATGCTCAGGACGTCGACATTCACCCGGAGCTTCTTCAGCGATTCCTTGTGTTTGACCCCGAATTTTTGCTCTTCATCGATGACGAGCAACCCGAGGTCTTTGAATTTGAGCTCGCTGCTGAGGAGGGCATGGGTTCCGATGACGATATCGAGTTCCCCAGACTCCAATTTTTCTAGAGCCTGGCGCCGTTCGCCGGCCGTGACAAACCGGTTGAGCAGGGCGATTTCAATATCGAATCCGGCCAACCGCTCTGAGAACGAGCGGTAGTGTTGCTCGCTGAGGATGGTTGTGGGGCAAAGGATGGCCACCTGTTTGCCGGATTGCGCCACCAGGAATGCGGCGCGGACGGCGACTTCGGTTTTGCCGAACCCGACATCGCCGCAAACGAGCCGGTCCATGGGGTACCCGGACTTCAGGTCTTGCTTGACGTCGTTGATTGCCTGAAGTTGACTGGGGGTTTCGACATAGGGAAAGGTGTTCTC
This window of the Armatimonadota bacterium genome carries:
- the metG gene encoding methionine--tRNA ligase; this translates as MPKRYYVTTPIYYVNSVPHVGHALTMLACDVCKRYRQMHGEDAYFLTGTDENGLKVKEAAEAAGEDPMLFVDRISQAFRDCADSLDVSYDVFFRTTCDEHRRAVQRLFEVIRDKGYIYQDKYEGWYDVSAETFVRESELVDGKSPDGNEVRWVEEDNWFFKLSAFGDRLLEKIESEPNWLLPAGRKNEVVSFIKQGLRDICITRANPGWGIPVPGDDGKVIYVWFDALINYLAATGWPEEGWQETWPADVHWMAKEIFTRFHATLWPAMLMAADLPLPKTVIAHGWFVFGESKMSKSKGNVIAPADLTGFFAEKGGCSPHVARDVVRFSLIRSLPYEGDTNYTWEEVGRIYNADLANDLGNALNRSLSMAHKFSGGTMPDAAVEGDAREAVLRAKGLAMTAMETLRLDEFAAAGIDLIRWLNKYIDDRAPWALAKNGDPALGAVVASMLDVVANAAAILSPVIPHVSAQMFTQLGVSPVERWEAVGAGLIPPGTALNQPDPIFPRLDKTVMEELKPEDKPANPEPKPEAKPKTKGLPEPAAEVEFADLMKFEFRVGRIIEAEPVEKSEKLMKLQVKVGAEMRQILAGIKKKYGTEDLIGRQVVVVANLKPAKLMGMESQGMLLAADDESGEAILLQPDSEAPEGSRVH
- a CDS encoding YraN family protein; protein product: MKRPGTDAEDQAADHLLGLGYTIVARRVKTRSGEIDIVALDGDTLVFVEVKSRARGPVSPEEALTQTKSHRLKAAAEEYCYAAGGPDLLARFDLIAIDADGLRHHQSALG
- a CDS encoding ribonuclease HII, which gives rise to MAGVDEAGRGPIAGPLVVAAAILPEGFDATGLNDSKKLTAGQRDFVFWRIVAQCRYSLVIVPPQEVDRLNILRATLLAMGRSIAELDPPAAVVDGNQPPVGASCPTSTLIKGDAKNASIAAASILAKVTRDRLMAEAASAFPGYGFDTHFGYYNPAHREALARLGPCAIHRRSFEPVKSMLNQPGLF
- a CDS encoding M48 family metalloprotease is translated as MGRPGYRQGPQPVRQGRGSCLMGLIVAGFAIFGYFASSQTNPVTGESQHVSLSPEQEITLGLQAAPEMAAQHGGEVLTGPEADAVHRVGNLIVHNTVAKNSPYRFEFHLLADNQTINAFALPGGQVFITRALLGRLETEGQLAGVLGHEVGHVIERHGAQQMAKQQLSQGLSTAVAAASDNPNSAVLAQAVGQMLNMKYGREDELESDRWGVRLTAEAGYDPRAMIGVMQILEKATGGSRQPEFMSTHPNPGNRIEKIEDEIKAQFPEGLPPGLRP
- a CDS encoding DUF1844 domain-containing protein, with translation MSNDPQGTQPIHIDQVLAVMIDQLAAIAWQKLGLQNDFATGKIEKDLAQAKTAVDVVAQLAEHLIPQLDESDKRQMQNLVSNLKINYVQKCAEEGQ
- a CDS encoding prepilin-type N-terminal cleavage/methylation domain-containing protein; this encodes MRAKGFTLIELLVVIAIIAILAAFIFPVLVQAKAAVETMGVGRNGKQIYTAAALYQADSDDTFPLAMYADGPVMQAWFGRQIDTYRYDNSLGLLSPYIKGKVGRDPTLVAEDWMGDETGIGYNWGVIGSDMHERNDYSQFPNCTGAATSTSLENASRTVVFATSAFYNVSWIPGGDGKKHLFNFFDPMEFWNNVPNVDFRHQGTVTVDNQDHVVRHNGRAIFIFADGNTRTYKKGELKRDWFWREPLAQ
- a CDS encoding PEP-CTERM sorting domain-containing protein → MNKTIALAAFAAVAAGANASLILTAPNSAVGENFDGLGSTTVTGMFSATVGVQSAITGSTFDGTRIAGTTTAATDLTANDGSSNAGSMYSDGAVGSAERALGMLASGSRIMAFGVEIVNNTGVALDSITLRFHQENWRSSTSSSGTPNTMTFAWGVNSTSATYLTDAGLTNDATFNLVGPTPVATNGALDGNLAANQVNFFGNITFATPLANGQSVFLRWSDVDDQGSDANIAIDDFNVVGNAVPEPATLAVLGLVAAAAARRKRK